The following proteins are encoded in a genomic region of Galbibacter sp. BG1:
- the rimP gene encoding ribosome assembly cofactor RimP: MLKERVTALLNEVFDENKSLFLIDFSITPDNKIKVIVDGDKGVSLKDCMAVSRHVEHNLDREEQDFSLEVTSPGATEPVVNNRQYKKSIGRKFQVKTAEDKFEGELTAVTETGIQLKWKAREPKPVGKGKVTVKYEKEIPFADIEEAKVMITF; encoded by the coding sequence ATGTTGAAGGAAAGAGTAACAGCACTTTTAAATGAAGTTTTTGACGAGAATAAGTCGCTTTTTTTGATTGATTTCTCGATAACTCCCGATAATAAAATCAAAGTAATTGTTGATGGCGATAAAGGAGTTTCTTTGAAAGATTGCATGGCAGTAAGCAGGCATGTAGAACACAACTTAGATAGGGAAGAGCAAGATTTTTCCCTAGAAGTTACTTCCCCGGGAGCTACGGAGCCTGTAGTTAACAACAGGCAGTACAAAAAAAGTATTGGTAGAAAATTTCAAGTAAAGACTGCTGAAGATAAATTTGAAGGAGAACTAACAGCGGTAACCGAAACTGGTATCCAATTAAAATGGAAAGCCAGGGAGCCCAAACCGGTAGGTAAAGGAAAGGTAACTGTAAAGTACGAAAAAGAAATCCCTTTTGCGGATATAGAGGAAGCTAAAGTGATGATAACATTTTAA
- the nusA gene encoding transcription termination factor NusA produces the protein MENLALIESFSEFKDDKLIDRVTLMAILEDVFRNALKKKFGSDDNFDIIINPDKGDLEIWRNRIVVADDEVEDDNQEISLTEARKIEPDFEVGEDVSEEVKLIDLGRRSILALRQNLISKIHEHDNTTIYKQFKDLIGEIYTAEVHHIRHKAVILLDDEGNEIILPKDKQIPSDFFRKGENVRGIIEGVELKGNKPMIIMSRTAPEFLEKLFEQEIPEVFDGLITVKKVVRIPGEKAKVAVDSYDDRIDPVGACVGMKGSRIHGIVRELGNENIDVINFTNNPQLFISRALSPARVSLVTLNDETKHAEVLLKPEEVSKAIGKGGFNIRLAGQLTGYEIDVLREGVEEDVELTEFSDEIEAWIIEEFRKIGLDTAKSVLDQEVSDLVKRTDLEVETIEEVVRILKEEFED, from the coding sequence ATGGAGAATCTTGCATTGATCGAATCATTTTCTGAGTTTAAAGACGATAAACTCATAGATCGTGTAACGTTAATGGCCATTTTAGAAGATGTATTCAGAAATGCCCTTAAGAAAAAGTTTGGATCTGATGATAATTTTGATATCATTATAAACCCAGACAAAGGAGATTTAGAGATTTGGAGAAACCGAATTGTGGTTGCTGATGATGAAGTGGAGGATGATAACCAAGAAATTTCTTTAACAGAAGCTAGAAAAATCGAACCAGATTTTGAAGTTGGAGAGGATGTATCTGAAGAAGTAAAGCTAATCGATTTAGGTAGAAGGTCCATTTTGGCTTTAAGACAAAATCTAATATCTAAAATTCACGAGCACGATAACACCACTATCTATAAGCAGTTTAAAGATCTTATAGGGGAGATTTATACGGCAGAGGTGCATCATATTCGTCATAAAGCGGTTATTTTGCTAGATGATGAAGGGAATGAAATTATTCTTCCGAAGGATAAACAAATACCTTCAGATTTTTTCAGAAAAGGGGAAAATGTAAGAGGTATTATCGAAGGTGTAGAGTTGAAGGGTAACAAGCCCATGATTATAATGTCTAGAACTGCTCCTGAGTTCCTTGAAAAGTTATTTGAACAGGAAATCCCTGAGGTATTCGACGGACTTATTACCGTTAAAAAAGTAGTGAGGATCCCAGGTGAAAAGGCAAAAGTAGCGGTGGATTCTTACGATGATAGAATAGATCCTGTTGGAGCTTGTGTGGGGATGAAGGGTTCTAGGATTCATGGGATTGTGCGCGAATTAGGAAATGAAAACATAGATGTTATTAACTTTACAAACAATCCACAATTGTTTATTAGCCGTGCATTGAGTCCGGCTAGAGTAAGTTTAGTAACTTTGAACGATGAAACTAAACATGCCGAAGTGCTTTTAAAACCAGAAGAGGTTTCTAAGGCAATTGGTAAAGGAGGTTTTAACATACGTTTGGCCGGTCAATTAACCGGTTACGAAATAGACGTGCTTCGTGAAGGTGTTGAGGAAGATGTTGAGTTAACAGAATTCTCAGACGAAATTGAAGCGTGGATTATAGAAGAGTTTAGAAAAATAGGTTTGGATACTGCTAAAAGTGTCCTAGACCAAGAGGTGAGCGACTTAGTTAAGAGAACTGATCTTGAAGTGGAAACCATTGAAGAAGTGGTGAGAATTTTAAAAGAAGAATTCGAAGACTAA
- the infB gene encoding translation initiation factor IF-2, producing MAESAKLRLNKVLRELNISLDRAVEYLSSKGHEVEARPTAKITNEVYNVLLDEFQTDRSKKVASKEVGEEKRKEKEAIRQELEKENELKRQKQEEQEVVKAKANLAGPKTVGKIDLDGKKEEQASSKKKEEKKADNAAEPKQEQKQETPKESPKPVEKKEEVAKAEDKKPVEAKAETKQEAPAKPKQEAPKEQKQKPKEEVKPTEKKETVAPNETKKVIVDGEEVDSEQVKTKYTKLSGPNFTGEKIDLSQFNKPKKKKEDAKAGDKKGAKPGDDKKKRRRRISKDNNKGPRPNNTGGGRFSKDRNQRGKGRRNAPVEKVEPTEEEVQKQVRETLEKLQGKSNKSKGAKYRREKRDFHRQKSEKELAQQEAESKVIKVTEFVTVSEVATLMDVSVTQIISACMSLGMMVTMNQRLDAETLTIIADEFGYEVEFITTDIEEDVEEVVDDPKDLQDRAPIVTVMGHVDHGKTSLLDYIREENVIAGESGGITQHIGAYGVSLKNGQKIAFLDTPGHEAFTAMRARGAQVTDLAIIVVAADDDVMPQTKEAISHAQAAGVPIVFAINKVDKPTANPDKIKESLAQMNLLVEDWGGKIQSQDISAKTGQGVQELLEKVLLEAEILELKANPNKIANGTVVEAYLDKGRGYVSTVLVQAGTLKIGDYVLAGTHSGKVKAMQDERGKDIKVAGPSTPISILGLDGAPQAGDKFSVYEDEREAKQIAAKRTQLQREQSVRTQRHITLDEIGRRIALGDFKELNIILKGDVDGSVEALTDSFQKLSTEEIHINIIHKAVGPITESDVLLASASDAIIIGFNVRPMGNARSIADKEEIDIRTYSIIYDAINDLKDAMEGMLSPELKEEITGTAEIRETFKISKIGTIAGCMVTDGKIYRNSGVRLIRDGVVIYTGELASLKRFKDDVKEVSKGYDCGLQIKNYNDIQEGDVVESFREVEVKKKLK from the coding sequence ATGGCTGAAAGCGCAAAATTGAGGCTAAATAAAGTTTTAAGAGAATTAAACATTTCGTTGGACCGAGCGGTAGAATATCTATCGTCTAAAGGTCATGAAGTGGAGGCACGCCCTACCGCAAAAATTACCAATGAGGTTTACAATGTGCTCTTAGACGAATTTCAAACCGATAGGAGTAAAAAAGTTGCTTCCAAAGAAGTTGGGGAAGAAAAGCGTAAAGAGAAAGAAGCTATTAGGCAGGAATTGGAGAAAGAAAATGAGCTAAAACGCCAAAAGCAAGAAGAGCAAGAAGTTGTGAAGGCAAAAGCGAATTTGGCGGGTCCAAAAACTGTTGGAAAGATAGACCTCGACGGGAAGAAAGAGGAGCAGGCTTCTTCTAAAAAGAAAGAAGAAAAGAAAGCCGACAATGCAGCTGAGCCTAAGCAAGAGCAGAAGCAAGAAACTCCAAAGGAATCACCAAAACCTGTAGAGAAGAAGGAAGAAGTTGCTAAAGCGGAAGATAAAAAGCCTGTAGAGGCTAAAGCAGAGACTAAGCAAGAGGCGCCTGCAAAACCTAAACAGGAAGCTCCTAAAGAACAGAAGCAAAAACCTAAAGAAGAAGTAAAGCCTACCGAGAAGAAAGAAACGGTTGCTCCGAATGAAACCAAGAAAGTGATCGTAGATGGGGAAGAGGTAGATTCTGAACAGGTAAAAACCAAATACACCAAACTTTCTGGTCCTAATTTTACAGGGGAGAAAATAGATCTTTCCCAGTTTAATAAGCCTAAGAAGAAGAAGGAAGACGCGAAAGCTGGAGATAAAAAAGGTGCCAAACCTGGAGACGATAAGAAAAAACGTCGTCGTAGAATAAGCAAAGACAATAACAAAGGGCCAAGACCAAATAATACTGGCGGCGGAAGATTTTCTAAAGACCGTAACCAAAGAGGTAAAGGTAGAAGAAATGCTCCAGTGGAAAAGGTAGAGCCAACAGAAGAAGAAGTACAAAAACAAGTACGGGAAACTCTTGAAAAACTTCAAGGAAAATCCAATAAATCCAAAGGGGCGAAGTACCGTCGTGAGAAAAGGGACTTCCATAGACAGAAATCTGAGAAAGAACTTGCGCAACAAGAGGCAGAAAGTAAAGTAATTAAGGTAACTGAATTTGTTACGGTTAGTGAGGTTGCTACACTTATGGATGTTTCTGTTACCCAAATTATTTCAGCGTGTATGTCTTTGGGTATGATGGTAACCATGAATCAGCGTTTAGATGCTGAAACCTTAACGATCATCGCTGATGAATTTGGATATGAAGTTGAGTTTATAACCACAGATATTGAAGAGGATGTAGAGGAAGTGGTAGACGATCCGAAAGATCTACAAGATCGTGCGCCTATTGTTACGGTAATGGGTCACGTAGATCATGGTAAAACTTCATTGCTGGATTATATTAGGGAAGAAAACGTAATTGCTGGTGAGAGTGGGGGAATTACCCAACATATCGGTGCTTACGGGGTGAGCTTAAAAAATGGCCAAAAAATTGCATTTTTAGATACTCCTGGTCACGAGGCCTTTACGGCAATGCGTGCACGTGGGGCGCAGGTAACCGACCTTGCAATTATTGTGGTAGCGGCAGACGACGATGTAATGCCTCAAACAAAGGAGGCTATCAGTCACGCACAAGCGGCTGGAGTTCCAATAGTTTTTGCTATCAATAAAGTGGATAAGCCAACTGCAAACCCAGATAAGATTAAAGAAAGCTTGGCACAAATGAATCTTTTGGTAGAAGATTGGGGAGGTAAAATTCAATCCCAGGATATTTCGGCTAAAACAGGACAAGGTGTTCAAGAATTGTTGGAGAAAGTATTGCTGGAGGCTGAAATTTTAGAGCTAAAAGCGAATCCGAATAAAATTGCCAACGGTACTGTTGTTGAGGCTTATTTAGATAAGGGTAGAGGATATGTTTCTACGGTGTTGGTGCAAGCTGGTACCTTAAAAATAGGAGACTACGTTCTTGCTGGGACTCATAGTGGTAAGGTAAAGGCAATGCAGGATGAACGTGGAAAGGACATAAAAGTAGCCGGACCTTCAACACCAATTTCAATTTTAGGATTGGATGGAGCGCCACAGGCAGGAGATAAGTTTAGCGTATACGAAGATGAGCGTGAAGCGAAGCAAATTGCTGCCAAACGTACACAATTGCAGCGTGAACAGTCAGTTAGAACGCAACGTCATATTACGTTGGATGAAATTGGAAGACGTATTGCACTTGGAGACTTTAAAGAACTTAACATTATCCTGAAAGGGGATGTTGATGGTTCTGTGGAAGCGTTGACGGATTCTTTCCAAAAACTATCTACGGAAGAAATACATATCAATATTATTCATAAAGCAGTAGGGCCAATTACAGAGTCTGATGTGCTATTGGCTTCGGCTTCCGATGCGATTATTATCGGATTTAACGTTAGGCCAATGGGTAATGCCAGATCGATTGCAGATAAAGAAGAAATCGATATCCGAACTTATTCTATCATCTACGATGCCATAAATGATCTTAAAGATGCAATGGAAGGAATGTTGTCTCCAGAGCTTAAAGAAGAGATTACAGGTACGGCAGAGATTCGTGAAACCTTCAAGATTTCCAAGATCGGAACGATTGCTGGTTGTATGGTAACCGATGGTAAGATTTACAGAAATTCTGGAGTTCGTTTAATCCGTGACGGTGTGGTAATATATACCGGGGAACTGGCTTCCTTAAAACGTTTCAAGGACGATGTGAAAGAAGTTTCTAAAGGATACGATTGCGGACTTCAAATTAAAAACTACAACGACATTCAAGAAGGCGATGTAGTAGAAAGCTTCCGTGAAGTAGAGGTTAAGAAAAAGTTGAAGTAA
- a CDS encoding SPOR domain-containing protein, with protein MRILGYKESISLSIFALVFSGISFAQSSVKTSQPEGKINIEQDARIEKLVAYKTKLNKTETEKRYRIQIYNGTLEGAEKAKRDFNGDFKDLTSEIVFETPNYKVRVGKFRTRLEADRYLIEVKEEYPSAFLLQP; from the coding sequence ATGAGAATATTAGGTTACAAAGAAAGTATATCACTATCCATTTTTGCCCTGGTTTTTAGCGGAATTAGCTTCGCTCAAAGCAGTGTTAAAACTTCACAGCCAGAAGGAAAAATCAATATAGAACAAGATGCCCGCATCGAAAAGTTGGTAGCGTACAAAACCAAACTGAATAAAACTGAAACTGAAAAGAGGTATCGAATTCAAATTTACAACGGAACTTTAGAAGGTGCCGAGAAGGCAAAGCGTGATTTTAACGGAGATTTTAAGGATCTGACGAGCGAAATTGTTTTTGAAACGCCCAACTATAAAGTCCGTGTTGGTAAATTTAGAACAAGACTGGAAGCCGACAGGTATTTAATTGAAGTGAAAGAAGAATACCCCAGCGCATTTCTCCTACAGCCTTAA
- a CDS encoding c-type cytochrome, with translation MKKVIRRNSISRILGIGLALLLSFTTSVYAQDEASGDPAAGKSLFNTYCAACHNLDRNMTGPALRGIGDKHEKEWLYKWIKNSQALIKSGDEEAVKLWEEYKPSVMTAFPQLSNEDIDNIIAYTMQPKEEKKADAATAQAGGEQAGGSSGGVGNEIILGALILVFGVLVVMLFLVNKTLRRIAEANGVVFPEQEKRLPLWKAFVQNQFLVLVSVVFLLLASAYFAYGYFMQIGVDQGYQPIQPIHYSHRIHAGDNGIDCKYCHSSARTSKHSGIPSLNICMNCHKNIAEVSEETATAEYSKEFYDGEIAKLYKAVGWDVEKQAYTGETQPVEWVRIHNLPDFAYFNHSQHVTVGRIACQECHGPVQEMEVMYQHAPLTMGWCIDCHRKTNVKMEGNEYYKKIHEELSKKYGVEEVTAAQMGGIECAKCHY, from the coding sequence ATGAAAAAGGTGATACGCCGTAATTCAATTTCACGAATTTTAGGTATCGGATTAGCGCTTCTGCTATCATTTACAACTTCTGTATATGCTCAAGATGAAGCATCGGGTGACCCAGCTGCTGGGAAATCTTTGTTTAATACTTATTGTGCTGCTTGTCATAATCTAGATAGAAACATGACGGGTCCTGCTTTGAGAGGAATTGGGGATAAGCATGAGAAAGAATGGTTGTATAAGTGGATAAAAAACAGTCAGGCGTTAATTAAGTCGGGTGATGAAGAAGCCGTAAAGCTTTGGGAAGAATATAAGCCTTCTGTGATGACGGCTTTTCCTCAGTTGAGCAATGAGGATATCGATAATATTATTGCATATACCATGCAGCCTAAAGAAGAGAAAAAAGCAGATGCTGCTACAGCGCAGGCTGGAGGCGAGCAAGCTGGCGGTTCTTCTGGGGGTGTAGGAAACGAAATAATCTTAGGGGCGCTTATTTTAGTATTTGGAGTTCTTGTCGTAATGTTGTTTTTAGTTAATAAAACATTGAGAAGGATTGCGGAAGCTAATGGTGTTGTTTTTCCAGAGCAGGAAAAAAGATTGCCTTTGTGGAAAGCGTTCGTTCAAAACCAATTTTTAGTATTGGTGTCTGTTGTTTTCTTGTTGTTGGCTTCTGCCTACTTTGCATACGGTTATTTTATGCAGATAGGGGTAGATCAGGGGTATCAACCAATTCAGCCGATACATTATTCGCACAGAATTCACGCTGGAGATAACGGTATCGATTGTAAGTATTGTCACTCTTCCGCAAGAACTTCTAAGCATTCTGGAATTCCTTCATTAAATATTTGTATGAACTGTCATAAAAATATTGCAGAAGTTTCAGAAGAAACTGCAACAGCAGAATATTCAAAAGAATTTTACGATGGTGAAATTGCCAAACTTTATAAGGCTGTTGGTTGGGATGTTGAAAAGCAGGCCTATACCGGAGAAACACAGCCTGTAGAATGGGTGCGTATTCATAACTTGCCAGATTTCGCATACTTCAACCACTCACAACACGTAACGGTGGGTAGGATTGCATGTCAAGAATGTCATGGTCCTGTGCAGGAAATGGAAGTTATGTATCAACATGCTCCATTAACCATGGGTTGGTGTATAGATTGTCACCGTAAGACGAATGTGAAGATGGAAGGGAATGAGTATTATAAGAAAATACACGAAGAACTTTCTAAGAAATATGGTGTAGAGGAAGTGACAGCTGCTCAAATGGGTGGTATCGAATGTGCTAAGTGTCACTATTAA
- a CDS encoding TAT-variant-translocated molybdopterin oxidoreductase: MASNKKYWSSVEELNPNSSIAETLKQNEFVEEIPNDEFLGDKDSLGSSSTSRRDFLKYVGFSTAAASLAACEGPVKKSIPYVVQPENIIPGKANYYATTIADGYDFASILIKTREGRPIKVESNTDAKINGGANARVHASILGLYDSLRVQGPKAKGEYITWDDLDKNVIAGLNAAKASGKQIVLLTQTYASPSTKKLIAEFSAKYGNVKHVQYDAISEDAALNAFEASYGVRALADYDFSKAEVIVSFGADFLGDWQGGGFDTGYAKGRIPSEGKMSRHIQFESNLSLTGASADKRIPLTASQQKVALAKFYGYLNGKSISGELPAKIDEAVKNAAAQVARAGRNAVVVTGINDVDAQNVTLAINKSIGSVVVDTENPRFTRQGNTKQVDALVKDMNAGNVGALVISGVNPLYSLPNAAEFEAGLQKVGLSIAYSLKEDETAVKSAYIAAAPHYLESWGDVEIKKDHYGLMQPTIRPLFNTRQFQDSLLTWMGSDVGYHDYIKQTWTSSILGGSSWNSALHDGVFVGSGEMMAQEEVVEGSSSEETVESADAEPVNTVNAEAAVASVAAAVRKLAGAAGNGMELVLYPKTSMGDGQQANNPWLQELPDPITRNTWDNYLTISLADAEALDLENYTVSNGGLNGDYVKLTVNGVTLDKVPALIQPGQAKGTVGLAFGYGRELGVKEEMKTGVNAYPLYLGFNNTQEVKIEKVSGTHEFASVQMKSTMDGRNDILRETSLEIFNTKNSHVWNPQPEVSVNHQEVPIAEADLWTEFDSSIGHHFNLSIDLNACTGCGACVIACHAENNVPVVGKSEVRKYRDMHWLRIDRYYSSEETFDGDAAKVEAAPNSISTYHELEHPSENPQVAFQPVMCQHCNHAPCETVCPVAASSHGKQGQNQMIYNRCVGTRYCANNCPYKVRRFNWFLYNENDEFDFHMNDDLGRMVLNPDVTVRSRGVMEKCSMCIQMTQKTILDAKREGRTIKDGEFKTACSAACSTGAIKFGDVNDKESEIVELKEDNRMYHLLGFKGTRPNVFYHTKVRNTEEA; the protein is encoded by the coding sequence ATGGCATCAAACAAAAAATACTGGTCAAGTGTTGAGGAGCTAAATCCAAATAGCTCTATCGCTGAGACGCTTAAACAGAATGAGTTTGTTGAGGAAATCCCGAACGATGAATTTTTAGGAGATAAAGATTCGTTGGGTTCTTCGTCTACAAGTAGACGTGATTTTCTTAAATATGTAGGGTTTTCTACGGCGGCTGCTTCTTTGGCGGCTTGTGAGGGGCCTGTAAAAAAATCGATCCCATATGTGGTTCAGCCGGAAAACATTATTCCTGGAAAAGCGAATTACTATGCAACTACGATTGCAGATGGATACGATTTTGCAAGCATATTGATTAAAACTCGTGAGGGTCGACCAATAAAAGTAGAGAGTAACACCGACGCTAAGATTAATGGAGGGGCTAATGCAAGAGTTCATGCGTCTATTTTAGGATTGTACGACAGTTTACGTGTGCAAGGGCCTAAGGCAAAAGGTGAGTATATCACTTGGGATGACTTAGATAAAAATGTAATTGCTGGATTGAATGCTGCTAAAGCTTCTGGAAAGCAAATCGTTTTATTAACGCAAACATATGCGAGTCCGTCTACCAAAAAGTTGATAGCTGAATTTTCTGCGAAATATGGAAACGTAAAACATGTTCAGTATGATGCCATTTCTGAAGATGCTGCCTTGAATGCTTTTGAAGCTTCTTATGGAGTTCGAGCGTTGGCAGACTACGATTTTTCTAAAGCAGAAGTTATTGTTTCTTTCGGCGCCGATTTCTTAGGGGATTGGCAAGGTGGAGGTTTCGATACAGGGTATGCGAAAGGTAGAATTCCTTCGGAAGGAAAAATGTCCCGTCATATTCAGTTTGAATCTAATTTAAGCCTTACAGGGGCGAGTGCAGATAAAAGGATTCCTTTAACTGCTTCTCAGCAGAAAGTGGCACTGGCTAAGTTTTACGGTTACCTAAACGGTAAGTCGATTAGTGGAGAATTGCCTGCTAAAATTGATGAAGCTGTTAAAAATGCAGCTGCACAAGTGGCGAGAGCTGGTAGGAATGCAGTTGTGGTTACAGGGATCAACGATGTGGATGCTCAAAATGTAACTTTAGCGATTAATAAGAGCATTGGAAGTGTTGTAGTAGACACCGAAAACCCTCGATTTACACGCCAAGGAAATACAAAGCAGGTAGATGCTTTGGTAAAAGATATGAATGCTGGTAACGTTGGTGCTTTGGTTATAAGTGGTGTTAATCCGCTTTACTCATTACCAAATGCAGCAGAGTTTGAGGCTGGACTTCAAAAAGTAGGTCTTTCTATAGCGTATAGCTTAAAAGAAGACGAAACTGCTGTTAAGTCGGCTTATATTGCTGCGGCTCCTCACTATTTAGAGTCTTGGGGGGATGTAGAAATTAAAAAAGATCATTATGGTTTAATGCAACCTACCATTCGTCCTTTGTTCAATACAAGACAGTTTCAAGATTCTTTATTGACGTGGATGGGTAGTGATGTTGGTTACCACGATTATATAAAACAAACATGGACTTCTTCAATTTTGGGTGGGTCTTCTTGGAACAGCGCATTGCACGATGGTGTATTTGTTGGCTCCGGGGAGATGATGGCTCAGGAAGAGGTTGTTGAAGGATCATCTTCAGAAGAAACTGTTGAAAGTGCAGATGCAGAACCAGTAAATACGGTTAATGCCGAAGCGGCAGTAGCTTCTGTGGCTGCAGCAGTAAGAAAACTTGCAGGGGCCGCAGGAAACGGGATGGAGTTAGTATTGTATCCTAAAACCTCTATGGGGGATGGACAACAAGCAAACAACCCATGGTTACAAGAATTGCCAGATCCAATCACTAGAAATACGTGGGATAATTACTTAACGATCTCTTTAGCTGATGCGGAAGCGTTAGATCTAGAAAACTATACGGTTTCCAACGGTGGTTTAAATGGAGATTATGTAAAGCTTACCGTAAATGGGGTGACCTTAGATAAGGTTCCAGCTTTAATTCAGCCAGGTCAAGCGAAAGGAACAGTTGGTTTAGCTTTTGGTTACGGCCGGGAATTAGGGGTTAAAGAAGAGATGAAAACCGGTGTAAATGCATATCCGCTTTACCTAGGTTTCAATAATACACAGGAAGTTAAAATTGAAAAAGTTTCAGGTACCCATGAGTTTGCATCCGTGCAGATGAAGAGTACAATGGATGGAAGAAATGATATCTTAAGGGAAACTTCTTTAGAGATTTTCAATACTAAGAATTCGCATGTTTGGAATCCGCAACCTGAGGTTTCTGTAAACCACCAGGAAGTGCCAATCGCAGAAGCCGATTTATGGACTGAATTCGACTCTAGTATTGGGCATCATTTTAACTTATCGATCGATTTAAATGCTTGTACTGGTTGTGGGGCTTGTGTTATTGCATGTCATGCAGAAAACAATGTTCCAGTTGTTGGTAAAAGTGAAGTGAGAAAATACAGGGATATGCACTGGTTGCGTATCGATAGATATTATTCTTCGGAAGAAACTTTCGATGGAGATGCAGCAAAAGTTGAAGCGGCTCCAAACTCAATAAGCACATATCACGAATTGGAGCACCCGTCTGAGAATCCTCAGGTAGCGTTCCAGCCAGTTATGTGTCAGCATTGTAATCATGCTCCATGTGAAACGGTTTGTCCAGTTGCGGCAAGTTCTCATGGTAAGCAAGGTCAAAACCAAATGATTTACAACCGTTGTGTAGGTACGCGTTATTGTGCTAACAACTGTCCTTATAAAGTGCGTCGTTTCAACTGGTTCTTGTACAATGAGAACGATGAGTTCGATTTCCATATGAATGACGATTTAGGAAGAATGGTATTAAATCCAGATGTAACCGTACGTTCTAGAGGGGTTATGGAGAAGTGTTCTATGTGTATTCAAATGACACAGAAAACAATCTTAGACGCCAAAAGAGAGGGTAGAACAATTAAAGATGGTGAGTTTAAAACCGCATGTTCTGCTGCTTGTAGTACAGGGGCAATCAAGTTTGGGGATGTAAACGACAAAGAAAGTGAAATTGTTGAGTTGAAAGAAGACAACCGTATGTATCACTTACTTGGTTTTAAAGGAACCAGACCAAATGTATTCTATCACACTAAAGTGAGAAATACAGAAGAAGCTTAA